CTCGCATGAGTCCCCAACTTAATGATGGTAACATACGAAAGGGGTTGCGCTCGTTGCGGGACTTAACCCAACATCTCACGACACGAGCTGACGACAGCCATGCACCACCTGTCACCAAGTTCCTCCGAAGAGGCACGAAAACATCTCTGTTAACTTCTTGGGATGTCAAACGCTGGTAAGGTTCCTCGCGTTGCGTCGAATTAAACCACATGCTCCACCGCTTGTGCGGGTCCCCGTCAATTCCTTTGAGTTTCATACTTGCGTACGTACTCCCCAGGCGGATTACTTATCGCGTTAGCTTGGGCGCTGAGGTTCGACCCCCAACACCTAGTAATCATCGTTTACGGCGTGGACTACCAGGGTATCTAATCCTGTTTGCTACCCACGCTTTCGCGCTTTAGCGTCAGTATCTGTCCAGTAGGCTGGCTTCCCCATCGGCATTCCTACAAATATCTACGAATTTCACCTCTACACTTGTAGTTCCGCCTACCTCTCCAGTACTCTAGTTTAGCAGTTTCCAACGCAATACGGGGTTGAGCCCCGCATTTTCACATCAGACTTACTAAACCGCCTAGACGCGCTTTACGCCCAATAAATCCGGATAACGCTTGCGACATACGTATTACCGCGGCTGCTGGCACGTATTTAGCCGTCGCTTCTTCTGTTGGTACCGTCACTGACTTCTTCCCAACTGAAAGCACTTTACATTCCGAAAAACTTCATCGTGCACACAGAATTGCTGGATCAGACTTTTGGTCCATTGTCCAATATTCCCCACTGCTGCCTCCCGTAGGAGTAAGGGCCGTGTCTCAGTCCCCTTGTGGCCGTTCACCCTCTCAGGCCGGCTACCCATCATCGTCTTGGTGAGCCGTTACCTCACCAACTAACTAATGGGACGCAAAGCTCTCTCACAGCGCATATAGCTTTCATAACCAAATCATGCGACTCAGTCATAATATCCGGTATTAGCATTCGTTTCCAAATGTTGTCCCAGTCTGTAAGGCAAGTTCTTTACGCGTTACTCACCCGTCCGCCACCTTCACCCGAAGGATCAAGTAGACTTGCATGTGTTAAGCATTCTGTCAGCGTTCATCCTGAGCCAGGATCAAACTCTTCGTTCAATCTATTTACTCAGTTTTTTCAACTGATTGTTTACACCTATTTATTGTTTGTTGATTTTTTCATCTCTCTCTATTCTGTTGTTAATGTCCTTTTTATTACTTTTCTTTTCTGTCCCCTTTTCTCGTGGACAAGAATTATAATACCATAATTTTTAGATTTCGTCAATACATTTTTCATTTTTTTTAAAAAAATTTTTAAGGCATTAAATAAGCCGGGTTTTGTATTTGATGATCATTTATCTAGCCCCATAATTACTTATGGTATCAAGCAGCTTACCCTGAAAGAGGACGAGCAGCCCTTTATCCTTTCCTATTTAGCCTTGCTCCAGAGGGGGTTTACCTAGCTTCCTTAGTTTCCTAAGGAACTGGTGGTCTCTTACACCACCTTTTCACCCTTACCATATAATATGGCGGTTTATTTTCTGTGGCACTTTCCTTAAAGTTACCTTTAGCAGCCGTTAGCTGCCCTCTTGCTCTATGGAGCCCGGACTTTCCTCTCCTTGATTACTCAAGCAGCGATCAACTCTAATACCTTAAAAAATTATTATCTTTTATTTTGCTTTTCTCTTTTTTTCTTTACAGAAAGCACTCTTAATATAATAGCAAATATTATAAAAAATGCAATACCCATTCCTATAAAAAATGAATTTTTTCATCACCAATAATTTCTTCCTCCACTACTATTGGGTCTTCTATATTAACTTTATCTAATACACCGTCTATACCATCTAAGACTTCTATAGCATAATTTCCAGCTTCTCCTTTAGATAAAGTATTTTCAGCATTTTCTAAAACGAGGTTTATTCCGTCTTGATATTCTTCTACATTTATATCTTTTGAAAAACTTAATTCTATTTTCCCTTTTCCAGAGTCATCTTTTTTTATATTCAATATAATAATTTTTCTGGATCTTCTACACTGAATCCTTCATCAGTAGGAAGAGTATTTACATATATGTGAAGTTTTCTTTTATCCTCCAATTCTGTTATTTTACTTTCTACTTTTATTTTTTCATCTTGAGAAAAAATCTTTAAATTGTCATTGAGTTTAGCAAAAGAAATATTAAATACTGCCAGTAATCCTATTATAAAAAAAGTTTTCTTCACGATTTTTCTCCTTAATAATTTTCAAAAATAGGACCATCATTAAATATTGATATTTCTAATCCCATCTCCTCTAATTTTTTTTCAAAAGTTCTGAGAAACAATTCTCGCTTTCAAAGTGTCCAATATCTATAAGATGTAATCCACTTTCTTTAGCATCTAAAGCATCATGGTAGCTTATATCTCCTGTTATAAAGAGATCAGCCCCTAAAGATTTTACTTTTCTCCAGTATCCCATTCCAGAACCATTTATTAAAGCTATTTTTTTTATTTCTGTTTTTATATTGCTACTTATTATTCTTACATTTTTTATTTTCATTTTTTCTTTGATAAAATCAACGTATTCAGAAACTGTTTTTTTCTCTTCTAAAGAATACATTCTTCCTATTCCAGCTGTTTCATCATTTTCATTTACATCTATTATTTTATATTTCTTGACATCCAATAGCTCAAGAATATAATCATTTAAACCGTCTTTTGAAGAATCAAGATTAGTATGTATAGAATACAAATTTATTTCATTTTCTATAAGTTTTATAATTTTTCTTCCCAGTAGTTCAGATATTACAATAGATTTTAATGGTTTAAATATTAAAGGGTGATGTGTTATTATCATATTTATACCATTTTCAACAGCATATTCTATAGCTTTTTCTGTAGCATCTATGGATAACTGAATTTTTTTTATGTCTTTATTTATATTCCCAACTAATAATCCTACATTATCCCATTCTTCTGCATTACTTTTAGGATATTTTTCTTCTAAAAAATCAATTATTTTTTTAGCTTTCATAAAAACATCTTCCCTTCCACTGTTGAAAGTATTAAAAGAGCGCTTTGAAATAATTCTTCTCCTTGTCCATTCTCTAGCTTCAACATATCCTCTATTTCAAAAATAGAGTACCTCTTATCTTTT
Above is a window of Fusobacterium varium DNA encoding:
- a CDS encoding metal-binding protein; the encoded protein is MKAKKIIDFLEEKYPKSNAEEWDNVGLLVGNINKDIKKIQLSIDATEKAIEYAVENGINMIITHHPLIFKPLKSIVISELLGRKIIKLIENEINLYSIHTNLDSSKDGLNDYILELLDVKKYKIIDVNENDETAGIGRMYSLEEKKTVSEYVDFIKEKMKIKNVRIISSNIKTEIKKIALINGSGMGYWRKVKSLGADLFITGDISYHDALDAKESGLHLIDIGHFESENCFSELLKKN